In a single window of the Pseudohongiella acticola genome:
- a CDS encoding DUF4399 domain-containing protein: MKKALAVAAAAISALGLAATLAAQPSTAPEGAKVYIVSPQHGDTVGTNVTVVFGLSNMGVAPAGIAMPNTGHHHLLINKEELPAAGQPMGADVTHFGLGQTQTSVTLEPGQHTLQLVLGDHLHIPHSPPVMSEKITITVE; this comes from the coding sequence ATGAAAAAAGCACTGGCTGTTGCTGCGGCCGCCATTTCTGCTCTGGGCCTTGCCGCCACTCTGGCTGCCCAGCCTTCAACGGCACCCGAGGGTGCAAAGGTCTATATTGTGTCGCCCCAGCACGGGGATACCGTAGGCACCAATGTTACCGTGGTGTTCGGGCTTTCAAACATGGGCGTGGCGCCAGCCGGAATTGCCATGCCCAACACCGGTCATCATCATCTGTTGATCAACAAGGAAGAGCTGCCGGCAGCGGGCCAGCCCATGGGCGCGGATGTCACGCACTTCGGCCTGGGCCAGACGCAGACGTCGGTCACGCTGGAACCAGGTCAACACACCCTGCAGCTGGTACTGGGTGATCACCTTCACATCCCGCACAGCCCGCCGGTGATGTCCGAAAAAATTACCATCACAGTGGAATAA
- a CDS encoding RNA-binding S4 domain-containing protein: protein MMAADKGRNTDQSDTTRVRLDKWLWAARLFKTRALAKAAIEGGKVQIGGNKAKAGKEIGLGTEMTVRQGWDEKTLTVTGLSEQRRGAPEARQLYCETDASIRQREALAEQRKLQAAGQHAHEKPNKKDRRLRQAMKGRRE, encoded by the coding sequence ATGATGGCCGCTGATAAAGGTCGCAATACAGATCAATCTGATACAACCCGGGTTCGCCTGGATAAATGGCTGTGGGCAGCCCGTCTGTTCAAGACCCGGGCGCTGGCAAAAGCAGCCATTGAAGGCGGTAAAGTTCAGATTGGCGGCAACAAGGCCAAGGCTGGCAAGGAGATCGGACTGGGCACAGAGATGACTGTCCGCCAGGGCTGGGACGAAAAAACTCTGACCGTCACCGGCTTGTCTGAACAGCGGCGTGGCGCGCCGGAAGCCCGGCAGCTGTATTGCGAGACCGACGCCAGCATCCGGCAACGTGAGGCTCTGGCGGAGCAACGCAAGCTGCAGGCAGCAGGGCAACACGCCCATGAAAAACCCAACAAAAAAGACCGCCGCCTGCGCCAAGCCATGAAGGGCCGCCGCGAGTAG
- a CDS encoding TonB-dependent receptor domain-containing protein, with the protein MRNVYPGKRKSLVLAIMMAGTALPVAAQEPEIEEVVVTGSLIRGTPLDAALPVEVFSAAELQETGSPTALDFVKTLTAGGPVTGEAYYFGGSGNTGNVSFNLRGIGSDKTLTLFNGRRTPQNSSVFPSSVTSRIEILKDGAAVTYGADATGGVVNFITEDNFEGFELSSSYKGGFDSDGDWSVSAKAGWDVGDSNLMVAAEWDHRSRLQSGERDFASLPYGVNPAPWSGLTNLAGWVPRAGLPATPGNTANSEWGTPLGLVSDFTQSSCEAVGGVFVGAFTCNYGYIPFYNIVEENEIYRLFGQITTQMSDSMEFYARAAYSRVHTPEAYGSPSQPVVRGPAQTSGLTYQLYAPVTNPYVDEFVQRSGWANNPLSAITQGFTPITYRAFAHGGNDTFASDGLHSTPNENEARYWHISTGLTGEFENQIAYDFAITYNQFDGRASAPDIMGARLQNALYGFGGPNCNVQDQNPDRLGTQNPALAGVGDCMYWNPFASNFASQPELGLANPSYDPSLQNPQELREWIFNERYGETTSWNATVDLVFSGQTGIELPGGNIAWGAGVQYRDTKNRQTVPDPIYNGATPCFWPEQRPLDPNHPEYNGCTPDGPGPFFFFGINEPDSTTQDQRSAFAEFNLPLLDSLQMTAAVRHEAFSGDLSATVYKVSGKYDMTDNLSFRGSYGTNYQAPGADLVPGEVNTGVNSYTIAGGDWRGATTITATGIEPETATVWSTGAIWQSEGFDASHDFQFIVDYFSIETEDELGLLASANTIADSVFSIPPPGSTSVPTNRTALADCSHPLIGRVQFNGGACNQGVTTANDFASITTEFGNGPGQTTNGFDIQARYSFPAFAGDMRLGLTLTKVEEFTFGETVLDGFQLDPGDERLGTLNFATIAQAAPEWRANLNVNYGQGDHNFRFVLSYIDGVKDERYYNDDGSINEAGLVPSGFQPGTTTPFGPSFYGVDPGGWLSGDLHWIWDHSFATFSASVTNITDEAPPASRQEFGYDPRIGNPLGRVFEVGIRKTF; encoded by the coding sequence ATGCGAAATGTCTATCCAGGCAAACGCAAGTCCCTGGTATTGGCGATCATGATGGCCGGTACCGCACTTCCCGTCGCCGCGCAGGAACCTGAAATTGAAGAGGTTGTTGTAACCGGTTCCCTGATTCGTGGTACCCCGCTTGACGCCGCCCTGCCGGTTGAAGTTTTCTCCGCAGCCGAGCTGCAGGAAACTGGCAGCCCGACCGCACTTGATTTCGTCAAAACCCTGACCGCAGGCGGTCCCGTCACCGGGGAAGCCTATTACTTTGGCGGGTCCGGCAATACCGGTAACGTCAGTTTCAACCTGCGCGGTATTGGTTCGGACAAAACCCTGACGTTGTTCAACGGACGCCGTACACCGCAGAACTCTTCAGTATTCCCATCATCAGTCACCAGTCGTATCGAAATCCTCAAGGATGGCGCTGCAGTAACCTACGGTGCTGATGCGACCGGTGGTGTTGTCAACTTCATCACCGAAGACAACTTCGAGGGCTTCGAGCTCAGTTCCTCCTACAAAGGCGGTTTTGATTCGGACGGTGACTGGAGCGTATCCGCCAAAGCTGGCTGGGATGTGGGCGACAGCAACCTGATGGTGGCTGCCGAGTGGGATCACCGTTCACGCCTGCAGTCCGGCGAACGAGACTTTGCCAGTCTGCCTTATGGCGTCAACCCTGCGCCGTGGTCCGGTCTGACCAACCTGGCAGGCTGGGTGCCGCGAGCAGGCTTGCCTGCAACGCCAGGTAATACCGCGAACTCGGAATGGGGTACGCCTCTGGGCCTGGTTTCCGACTTTACCCAGTCTTCCTGTGAAGCGGTTGGCGGCGTATTTGTAGGTGCCTTTACCTGTAACTACGGCTATATCCCGTTCTACAACATCGTTGAAGAAAACGAGATTTATCGACTGTTTGGTCAGATCACCACGCAGATGTCAGATAGCATGGAGTTTTACGCACGTGCCGCTTACAGCCGTGTCCATACTCCCGAGGCTTATGGATCGCCCTCTCAGCCAGTGGTACGTGGGCCGGCGCAGACATCAGGTCTGACCTACCAGCTTTATGCGCCAGTGACCAACCCGTATGTTGATGAATTCGTGCAGCGCTCCGGCTGGGCCAATAACCCGCTGTCAGCCATTACGCAGGGGTTCACGCCCATCACCTACCGGGCCTTTGCTCACGGTGGTAATGACACATTCGCCAGCGATGGTCTGCACAGTACGCCCAACGAGAACGAGGCGCGATACTGGCACATCTCTACCGGTCTGACCGGCGAGTTCGAAAACCAGATTGCCTACGATTTTGCCATTACCTATAACCAGTTTGATGGCCGTGCGTCAGCGCCTGACATCATGGGCGCGAGACTGCAGAATGCTCTGTACGGTTTTGGTGGGCCCAACTGTAATGTTCAGGACCAGAACCCGGATCGTCTGGGCACACAGAACCCCGCCCTCGCCGGCGTGGGTGACTGTATGTACTGGAACCCGTTTGCCTCCAACTTTGCCAGTCAGCCGGAACTTGGGCTGGCAAACCCGAGCTATGATCCCAGCCTGCAGAACCCACAAGAGCTTCGCGAGTGGATTTTCAACGAGCGATACGGCGAAACCACCTCCTGGAATGCCACAGTAGACCTGGTGTTCAGTGGCCAGACCGGCATTGAACTGCCCGGTGGCAACATCGCCTGGGGTGCTGGTGTTCAGTACCGTGATACCAAGAACCGACAGACCGTGCCGGACCCGATCTACAATGGTGCGACACCGTGTTTCTGGCCGGAGCAGCGTCCGCTGGATCCGAATCATCCAGAGTACAATGGCTGTACGCCTGATGGCCCGGGCCCGTTCTTCTTCTTTGGCATCAATGAGCCCGACTCTACCACGCAGGATCAGCGTTCGGCATTCGCCGAATTCAATCTGCCGTTACTCGACTCACTGCAAATGACTGCAGCGGTGCGTCACGAAGCTTTCAGTGGGGACCTGAGTGCCACGGTGTACAAGGTGTCAGGCAAGTATGATATGACCGACAACCTGTCATTCCGCGGCTCCTATGGCACCAACTATCAGGCGCCGGGGGCTGACCTGGTGCCGGGTGAGGTCAATACGGGTGTTAACAGCTATACCATCGCTGGTGGTGACTGGCGCGGTGCTACAACCATTACCGCGACAGGCATTGAGCCGGAAACGGCGACAGTGTGGAGCACTGGGGCAATTTGGCAGTCAGAAGGATTTGATGCCTCACACGACTTCCAGTTTATTGTTGATTACTTCAGCATTGAAACGGAAGACGAGCTGGGTTTGTTGGCATCAGCGAATACGATTGCTGACTCGGTATTCAGCATTCCACCGCCCGGTTCCACCAGTGTGCCCACCAACCGCACTGCGCTGGCAGATTGTTCACACCCACTGATTGGGCGTGTGCAATTCAACGGCGGTGCGTGTAATCAGGGTGTCACGACGGCCAATGACTTTGCCAGTATCACGACTGAGTTCGGTAATGGTCCCGGCCAGACTACCAATGGTTTTGATATTCAGGCGCGTTACAGCTTTCCGGCGTTTGCCGGTGACATGCGTCTGGGCCTGACCCTGACCAAGGTAGAAGAGTTCACGTTTGGCGAAACCGTGCTTGATGGTTTCCAGTTGGATCCGGGTGATGAGCGCCTGGGAACATTGAACTTCGCCACTATTGCGCAGGCGGCTCCGGAGTGGCGCGCAAACCTGAACGTGAACTACGGGCAGGGCGATCACAATTTCCGTTTTGTGCTGAGCTACATTGATGGCGTTAAAGATGAGCGCTACTACAATGACGATGGCTCAATAAACGAAGCGGGTCTGGTTCCCAGTGGTTTCCAGCCGGGTACCACTACGCCGTTCGGACCTTCGTTCTATGGTGTTGACCCAGGCGGCTGGTTGTCAGGTGATCTCCACTGGATTTGGGATCATTCGTTCGCAACGTTCAGTGCTTCAGTGACCAACATCACGGATGAAGCACCGCCGGCTTCACGTCAGGAATTCGGCTACGATCCACGTATCGGCAACCCGCTGGGACGTGTGTTCGAAGTGGGTATCCGCAAGACGTTCTAA
- the yrfG gene encoding GMP/IMP nucleotidase — MLNWTDIDTVMFDMDGTLLDLHFDNYFWETLVPATYGERIGMDAEAAWSQLQQQYRALHGTLNWYCIDFWSDKLQLDIQAMKDATRDKISLRPNVLPLLTRLQTHNKNVLLVTNAHPGSLKLKMQHTGLQTHFQQTISSHDLGLAKENPGFWRALHQVAPYDPARTVLFDDNFNVLQRARSEGIRHLFGITLPDSQRPPVQHDDFVCLHDFEQIMPPLLQATGTSNDGR; from the coding sequence ATGCTGAACTGGACAGATATCGACACTGTCATGTTCGATATGGACGGCACCTTGCTGGACCTGCATTTTGACAATTATTTCTGGGAAACGCTGGTGCCCGCCACCTATGGTGAGCGCATCGGCATGGATGCAGAAGCTGCCTGGTCGCAACTGCAGCAACAATATCGCGCCTTGCATGGCACACTGAACTGGTATTGCATCGATTTCTGGTCGGATAAACTGCAGCTAGATATTCAGGCCATGAAGGATGCAACACGCGACAAAATCTCCCTCCGCCCCAACGTGCTGCCTTTGCTGACCCGTTTACAGACGCACAACAAGAATGTGCTGCTGGTCACCAATGCCCACCCTGGCAGCCTCAAACTGAAAATGCAGCATACCGGCCTGCAGACGCATTTTCAGCAGACCATCAGCTCGCATGATCTGGGCCTGGCCAAAGAAAACCCGGGTTTCTGGCGTGCATTGCATCAGGTGGCCCCCTACGATCCGGCGCGAACCGTGCTGTTTGATGACAATTTTAATGTGCTGCAGCGCGCCCGCTCGGAAGGCATTCGCCACCTGTTCGGCATTACCTTGCCTGACAGTCAGCGCCCACCGGTACAGCACGATGATTTTGTTTGTCTGCATGACTTTGAGCAGATAATGCCCCCACTGCTTCAGGCAACCGGCACCAGCAATGATGGCCGCTGA